Below is a window of Streptomyces sp. NBC_00223 DNA.
TGCCGCTGGCGGCCGATCTGACGACGGTGGCCGTCGCGGAACTCGATCTGCGTACCGGCTCGGAGGTGTGGGCGTCGGTGAAGGCCGCCCAGACGCACGCGTATCCGGCCTGACGGCCGCGTATCCGGCCTGACGTCCGCCACGTCCCGTACGGGGGCGGGCCTGAGCCCCCTCCGGACGCGCGCCGCCGCGAAGGCGCACCCCGGACTTCGCGGCGACGCGGTCCGAATGCCCCGGACCGGGCCGAACAGGCCCCGGTCCCGGGCTCGTTCGGGGATCAGCTCGGCAGGGTCCAGCTCTGGTTCGCCGAGCCGGTGCAGGACCAGATCTGGAGCCGGGTGCCGTTGGCCGAACTCGGTCCGGTCGCGTCCAGGCACTTCCCGGACTGCGGATTGACCAGCGAGCCGTTGGCACCGGGCTGCCAGACCTGCGAGCCGGTGCCGTTGCAGTCGTACAGCTGCACCTTGGTGCCGTTCGCCGTGCCGGCCGACGTGACGTCCATGCACTTGCCGAGCGCCTGGAGCGAGCCGTTGGACGCGACCGTCCACGACTGGGCCGACGTGCCGTTGCAGTCGTAGAGCTGCACCGCCGCGCCGTTGGCCGAACTCGCCGCCGCGATGTCCACGCACTTGCCGCCGTACCCGACGATCGGACCCGTGTGGTTCCCGGGCGGCGGGGTGACCGGGCCGGAGGCCCCGCCGAGCCAGCGCAGGCCGTTGAGGAGCAGTTGGTTCTGCTGGGCGCTGGCGAAGGTGGACGACAGGGTGGTGTTGGTCGCGTAGTCCATCGCGTTGTGGCCGAAGTTGGCGTAGAGCATCTTGTAGTTGCGGTTGGTCCAGACGATCGGGTAGTAGCCGCTGTACCAGGTCTGGTTCGGGTCGGTGCCGACCGGGAAGCTGGACGGGTCGATCGAGGCCAGGATGTCGATGTTCGGGTTCTGCCGCAGGTCGTTCTGCCAGCTGTACCACTCGCTGACCGAGGACGTGATGGTCGAGGGCAGGCCGGCGGTCGCCGGGTGGCCCCGGTCCTCGATCTTCAGCGTCTCGGAGGTCGGCCCCCAGCTGTTGCTGCGGAACGTGCCGGTGCCCAGGAAGGTGTTGTGGTACCAGGACCAGTCGCTGGGCACGGCGTCGTTGTACGCCGAGACATGGAAGCCCAGCCAGCCGCCGCCGTTGTCCATGTAGGTCTTGAACGCGCTCTGCTGGGCGGCGGTCTGCGGGTAGTCGTCGAGGAAGAGCACGACCTGGTAGTTGGCCAGGTTCGCGGTGTTGAGCTGGTTCCAGTCGGTGGTGGCGGTGTACGAGAAGCCGTTCGCCGCCGCCTGCTGCGGGAACCAGGCGTTGGCCTCGTGGACGAAGCTGATGTGGGCGGCGTCGTAGGTGCCGTCGTAGAAGGCGAGCACCTTGAAGGCGGGCGCCGCCTGGGCGCTGTGCGCGGGTGCCGTCTGCACCCCGAGCACCACGGCGAGGAGGGCGAACAGCCGTAGCAGGGTGCGGGACAGGGATGGCGCGGTGCGGGATCTGCTCATGGGTGGGGGACCTCCTGTGCGCGACGGGTGGGGGAGGTGGGGGGAGGTGCGCCTGTGCCAGGATTCAAAGGTCTAGACGATGTTCATGTCAATGATCCCAGGTCAGGTCCATGACCGGTCAACAGCGCGTGCCGGTCAGGTAATTGATCTCCGTTCACCCACTTGACTGCGCGGCGGTGGCGCCGCGATCCTCCCAACCACGGACAGGAAGGTTTCCTGTACTCCCTTGTCCCCCCGTACTCCCCCGTTCTCCCCCGTACTCCGGTGTGCCCCATGGGCGCACCCCGCGCTTCTCCCCCGCGCCCCCCGCTTTCCCAGGAGCCCCCACATGCGCAGCTTCCTCCGCAGCAGACCCCCCTCGGCCGTCCGGAAACGCTTCCGGCGGGCCCCCGTAGTGGTCGCCGTCGCCGCCGCGCTCGGCACCGTCGTCGCTCTTGTGTCCGGTACGGGTGCCGCGACCGCCGCCATCCCGGCCGCGGCACCCGTCTCCGTCCAGGCCACCGCGGCCGCCGCCCCGACCTCGTTCGCCCACCCCGGCGTGCTCGTCAGCCAGTCGCAGCTCGACTTCATCCGTTCCAAGGTGCAGGCGAACGCCGAGCCGTGGAAGAGCGCGTACAACCAGATGATCGGCAGTTCGTACGCCTCGCTGTCCCGCGTCGCGGCGCCGCGCGCCAATGTCGAGTGCGGCTCGTACTCCAACCCCAACAACGGCTGTACGGACGAGCGCCAGGACGCCATCGCCGCGTACACCGACGCGCTGGCCTGGTACATCACCGGCAACAGCGCCTACGCGCAGAAGTCGATCCAGCTGATGAACGCCTGGGCCGGCGTGATCACCACGCACACCAACAGCAACGCCCCGCTCCAGACCGGCTGGGCGGGCTCGGTGTGGCCGCGCGCCGCCGAGATCATCCGCTACACCTACTCCGGCTGGGCGGCCGCGGACATCACCCGCTTCTCGACCATGCTGCGCAACGTGTATCTGCCCGAGGTGATCAACGGCTCCAACAGCAACGGCAACTGGGAGCTGTCGATGATGGAGGCCGCCGTCGGCATCTCCGTCTTCCTCAACGACACCTCCGACTACGACAAGGCCATCACCCGCTACCTCAACCGGGTCCCGGCCTACATCTACCTGACCTCGGACGGCGCCCTGCCCAAGACCGTGGCGGGCAGCGGGCTGACCAGCTCGTCGCAGATCATCGGCTACTGGCAGGGGCAGTCCACCTTCGTCGACGGCCTGACCCAGGAGACCTGCCGCG
It encodes the following:
- a CDS encoding ThuA domain-containing protein, which codes for MSRSRTAPSLSRTLLRLFALLAVVLGVQTAPAHSAQAAPAFKVLAFYDGTYDAAHISFVHEANAWFPQQAAANGFSYTATTDWNQLNTANLANYQVVLFLDDYPQTAAQQSAFKTYMDNGGGWLGFHVSAYNDAVPSDWSWYHNTFLGTGTFRSNSWGPTSETLKIEDRGHPATAGLPSTITSSVSEWYSWQNDLRQNPNIDILASIDPSSFPVGTDPNQTWYSGYYPIVWTNRNYKMLYANFGHNAMDYATNTTLSSTFASAQQNQLLLNGLRWLGGASGPVTPPPGNHTGPIVGYGGKCVDIAAASSANGAAVQLYDCNGTSAQSWTVASNGSLQALGKCMDVTSAGTANGTKVQLYDCNGTGSQVWQPGANGSLVNPQSGKCLDATGPSSANGTRLQIWSCTGSANQSWTLPS